One Misgurnus anguillicaudatus chromosome 5, ASM2758022v2, whole genome shotgun sequence genomic window, CCAGAAATCTTaacatattttacttaagtgaCAATGTGCCAATGTTACAGTAACAAATAGAAACACATGATGCCtatcaaaataataattactGAGGGACAGAAGTTACCCCTGCCTGCAGTCTCTGATAGGCATGTGCatttaacactgacccacagaGTGACACCCATGAAGCACAGacactgacccacagaatgacaccCATGAAGCACAGGCACgatttaacactgacccacagaGTGACACAGGTGAAGCACAGCCTTCATTTGGTGAAACACCATTTAATCACACACATGGCATAGTGGTCAGAGATTTTCTATTATTAGTTAGATCATgtacacaatgaaataaaattataaatatatattccaaagtatcatatttatttcttaaacatgcACTTCAGATCTGTAGCCCCCTCTCTACATTTGATCTATAGTTGGTCTTTTTCTAAAATCaccttttttttctttaaaatgggcCTTTTGTGCTTTCCTGAGCTATCATTTTTGAGCCAAAGGGAAATTGAGATATTTGGTTATATTAGATGATACAGGATATATTAGAACATGTTACTATTGACACTAATGTAACATTTCTATTCTCCACTTCTGTCACAGCAGATCCTAATTGTCCAATGCAAATGAATGATCATTTTTAGTGTAGTGTACTGAAAAGCATTACACAAAATTATTGAAAATATGTAAGGACTGTAAGGAAGCTTTACAATTAAAAGAGGGTGCATTTATCAGAtaagtaaatgttaaaaaagatgGCGATACAGTGTCATACAATGGAAAGTCCAAAAACTAAACAGGGTCATTGAAATAAGTACAAGTAGTACAAGTAGTGAATATAATCATAGTGCATTTTATGCATACACAATACaatcataacttaaaaaaaaaacctgtaaATAAgccttatgacagatttatccactttatgTGCCAcagcccttacaaaaattaaccatggttttattggtgtaaagttgtggtaaccatgttttttctgtgcattgattcagcaaaactatggttttactacacttaccatggttttaactatggtttttgaaaaccttAATATTGGTTTTactgtaaccatgtttttttgttttaactgtagtaaagccattgttcatttttgtaagaGAAAAGATAATCttatatatgtcaaaatatatctaattagatattattaatatatttaaaatcatatataaaatctatgattatttttacaggcttttaaataattgttaaataatattatgtgtattttcgttgagacacatATAATATTGGACTTAAATGGGGTAAAATATGTtcgtattaattaattaattttatctgtTTTGTAATCACGCACTTATATAACATTATAAACGTTGATTTTGACagaaagtattggtttataatgttatttctcatttaaaaactttaaagttcTCTGATGTTTCCATGGTGACTCGTGAAATCTGTGATCCATTGACAATGCCTTTATGTTGTTACCGTGAGCGCGCATTAACTCTGGGTTACTTTCAGCGGGTTGATTGAactaactcttaaactgtgttttggaaccaacatACCCAGAGTAAGCAAGTTTGGGGTTGATCAACCCAAAGTTCAGGGTTAATCTGATGGTAAATTAAccctgctttctggaatacaccccaGGTTTCATGTAGATGTAGACACATTTGGTACAgttaacatatttaaaaattgtGTGACTTTAGCATTCTATGCAGAATATTTGTGCAAATCTAAgtacaaacaaaaacaacaccacacATTAATGTTCACAGTGCAGTTCAGTAAATCAACATACAAACCCAGAGTTCACACCAAGCTACGTTTTGAAATACAAACATTCACAATTTATCACAAAGAAAAGTTGTGCTATAAGCAAAAACTCAAAAGTCTTGCGTGTTCCAACTTTCTTATATTCCTTACAGCACTCGGCTCTAAAATCCCTGTCACGTTGTCCAGTCTCCTTTAAGTCTCTATATCATAAAAACCACATACACTAACCATCATGTCATCCGACTCACAAGTCACCCagtgtttatataaatacatattttgcaTTTGTACTTGTATTGCTATTTAAATTCACAACCGTTCTGGGTATGTTTTAATTAGTTGAGCTGAACTGAGCCATATAAATGAATAGGTGATATATATATAGTGATGTCACTTTGCAAAGTTAATCAACTAAATTTTAAGTTGATATACAGTAAATCATCTGACAAACACGAAAACTCCTATTTACAGTCACATAAGCACAGATACGACACCAATtatgtttgcttttttaaattatttgggGAATTGATCAAGGCACGATGGAGAAAAGAAGAATATTATGCATTAAGGCTTTTTAAGTGCAAGCATGGAGAAAAGAAAACTTGCATGAAAAAGACCAGAAATCAAAAACAGAGGGATAATAAGAATAAACCCACAACCAGGAAAATGCTGGGTTCCTGAATCCCAACAGCCAAACATACGGCAGCACTGAAGAAGGTCATCGAGGCGATCATAGACTTCTGCAGAATCTCCTCAGTTTCATTCTTAGATATTTTACTGCTTTCTGTTGGCAGTGGAAGCTTGATTTCTGAGTCTTTGTATGTCTGATATGCAACGCCAGAAATTTCATCACCCTGGCAAGACTTATGGCAAGTTAAATCCTCTTCTATGGCAGAGCACACAGTTGAAGGCTGTAGATCACCAGCGAGCTCGGGGGCTATAAATGGAAATGCTTCAGAAATGTCGGATGGCTCTGACTTTCCCTGTGCGGTTGTTTGATGATCTGAGGTAGACATGAGAATACTCTGTTTAATATAGTCTGGATCCTCAACTGTTTCCGTGTTGGGTCCTTCTTCTTGCATGGTTGTCAGATCATGATCAGATGTTTCTGCAGGGGGATAGATGAGCGAGCTGTGGGTATCTATGTCCGATCTTGTGGTGACTCCAGGAGAGGAAGCCACCAAACCATCAATTTCCTCACCACCCTGACGGATACTATCAACTGTCAACATTTCTTCAACCGCCTCAGTTGTGACCAAAGAGAGAAGATCTACTTCCTGTTCTTCAGTTTCTTTCTCCAGATGGTGCTGTAGGCCAAATACAGCCATTTGGTGCTCAACATCTTCATTTGCATGATCATTGTTCTCAAGCTGTACAGATTTGTCCAACACGTGAAAGTAAGTGTCTGTCTCTTCTTTTATATCCAGACATTGGTCTTCAAGCACATCCACCTCTGTCTCATCTATTTCCTCAACATCTTTCTTCTCGTTTAAATCATCTACTTCTTGGAAGTACCATTGATCTGAAAATCCACAGGGTGAGGGTTGGGCAAACTCGAAAGGCACTTGGGCTGCTACCTCAAGCTTGAAATCCTCTTTTTGTGGGATATTAAAATCCTCAAATTCATAATAATCATCAAAAACACTAGGGGGGGATGTGGAAGGGACAACATTAAAGACGTGAACCTGTGGCTCAGAGTACTCTAAAGTGGACTCGTGGGATTCAGGCTCGTGTAAAGTTGACTGAACGGTTTCATCTGCGGTTACAGACTCTGTTTGTGGTGAATTATTAGATGAAGTTGAATCTGAAGGAAGTGGTTCTCCGGAGGGAGAATCAGTGGGGGAAAGATGACATTCCGCTTTGGACTCTGGAGAACTGGACAAGTTCTTGGCAGTCTGGAACAGAAAGGATAAGTGACAAAAACTTGGAATTCAGGACTGTGCACTTCATTCCCAGAGACAAATGTCCAACATAACTGAAATGTGTCATGGCACACAACATTGATGAATTTGAATTCCTACAGATTAACAAATAAGATGCATGGCACAAacccgatatgtattatgcgcTTTCTATAGTAATTTCTTGCAGCTAGGTTGAGAATCAAGAGTAAAAGCATTTCTAATGCATATTATTGAGACCAGACCAGCACTGAATGAGAGCACCAGTGATCCACTGATATtagtaaaaatcattttttatgcTGTTTAATCCATGCTGTTGTTTCTAaaaatatgaatttcttttttaataattctCAGTAATTATTTAGATGGATAATTACAAAAATTATCCATAAGAGTTacaaaaaaacacacttcttaaATGTGGAGTCCTCTGTCATCCATTTATCACAACTTTTTCTATTAAAAGACAACAACGAGTAGTTAAATGAGCgtgttcctgtatagctcagtggtggAGCATTGCATTACCAGTGCAAATGATCATGgttttgaacccagggaacacacataatgtataccttgtaatgcactgttagtcgctttggataaaagcgacTGCCAAATgcgttaatgtaatgttaaactaATGTGTGTGTACAAAATCTCATTTGCTGTTTTTATAGGAAGCCCTTAAGATCAATCTATGGATGTATGATTTGTAGAAACAAGTCCTTAAAATGATTTGAAATGTCATTAAAATAAGGCACACAATGCTTTATGAGCTTTAAAACTGAATacagcttaaagggacactccaccttttttttgaaaatatgcccattttccagctcccctagagttaaacatttgatttttaccgttttggacttagcataatccaatctgattagaccattagcatcacgctcaaaaacaaccaaagagtttcgacaCCCTTCCCGCCCAAAACCCGACTCCCCTGCCGTCACATCACACACcaagaccaacggaaaatttCCCTtcgtaactttcaatagcaggggactattttcgggacatcattgcgcctcctgcagccatgttacggcagcaaagtccttgattattacgccagaatgccagttcctagccatatctgccaagaaaatcgcaacttttaattttcctactgtcttagtacacgatgtaactacagaagagtcaagttccaaacaggaaaaatatcgaaacccCCTGGCCACCTTTGAGCGCGATGCCAATAGTCCAATCAGATtgaatggattgtgctaagctatgctaaaagtgataacGCCAGatccagagatcagctgaatggattccaaaacggtaaaaatcaaatgttcaacttgctggaaaattagcacattttcaaaaaagtgcagTTTTAAAGAGGAtttaaagaggaactatattttatggcgtaatagcatttttgggagtacttcgactcgcctgaaaagtccgctccccttctcactctcataatgggagagggagggtgttactgcgccgagtcgaagtactcccaaaagtgctattacgccataaaatatagttcctcttttaaatccgcttagaaaagcgctacgttttattttataccaccaaacttgctcgtataactactcttcttaaataggaaaaacgttgatgtgtttggtcacttctaactttatctctaaatggcaccattgaacgaatggggccaagccaaataccaccgaagcgtcgcagcgcgccccagcgcccacacgcacgcacacagatgacagagggatgcaccaacaactcccagccaaggcaacaacatatttcaatattgaaaatgaggagactattcctttaaggtaaaTCATGATACTAACAATGTTTATATATAACTGCATTAAAGATAACACTTACAGCTAAGTGTGcttgttttaaatcatttaatACAAAAATCCTCTAAGTGAGTCCTTGCCAAAAAACACAGGAACATAAAAACAAGATCTTGACCACTTTTCCTGTCATTTTCTTATATAGTCCAGTATAAACAATGACTTTGAACAAGAAAAGATGTTTTCAAAACCCCCAAAAAGGAAAGTAAATCTACATGGTTGATCTAAATATCATGATACAGGACGCACATTACATGCAACACAATGAATGGATGACGTTAGCAAGCCGTAAGTTTAGCAAGCGCATGCACATTACCTAATTTGTTGCTGAAGCTTCAATGAGCTGTACAGATGAAAAGAATACAAATATCAACAgaagttcatttatttttatttcatattaatactGAGCACAGATTCAAGTTTAAAATTTTTACCAATACCCGTTATTTGACAcagtttattttaatagacaaaGGTGTGAGCATacacttatttttattttaatacaattgttttttaaaaggttTAAAACGGCCTCTTCATAATAAAGGGTTAATCCTTTTACCATAAAGGATTTACAATCAAGCAGAAACAAAGATGGTGATGCTACTCTGTAAATACCAGACACAGCTGTGAATCAACAAACTGTAAATAGACAAGCGTGTAGTTATCCGGGCAGGGCAATGTTGGCAGGAACAAATGAATTCTTGTGTCAGTATGCACGTGTAATGAAAAACATTATCAATGTTTAACATATGGGTAGTATTAATTACACAACAAGCAtctgaagagttcagatgcaaaaccctctaagtgcatctgacatgttttcttgtaaatgagcatttttatgatCCTCTAATGTTTAGTTcaataatttcattttaatggcaatgaaaaggttattagtcagtaattgaaatgccttattttcacaaatgtaactttatcatttcattagcattgactgtctttcgctccaccctctaagtgcatgcataTTTTTTTGGCCAAAAACCTCCACTTCTGAAAAAAATAGTCTCAAAGTATTATAGATGCAActaaaaaaatagcaaataattaaattaagaattcAAAAGGTATAAATAAAGAAACTAAACCACACATTAGTGGGCACTGTGATGCATATGGCTGCCAAATTCGACTGTAtgtttgaatgtgatccacgGTCGTTTCACATTCGTCTTTTCCGTGTACTTTGATGCTGAAAAATCGATGTGGCATTTATAGATTCTGCCAACAGAGCGGAATTTTTGAATGGCCTGAGACCATgataaagtgttttttaaagtgaaagtatttgaggAATGTATAATAAGCGCCAATagcattcggtcaatatcattatctcatttttgaggTGTGTCTGAGCTCTGCACTTAACAAGTTTATCATTATATCTTGAGTTTAGCTAACTTCAGCTTGTGTGGCTCTGAAAAATACTGCAGCTCTGCACATATAGTGACACTGCAGACACAATTACATGCTGGAATGTTTCCAtacatggttgggtaaaatggACAAATCCAACAGttggtttaaattaacttttacattttatgtccATATCTGACCCAGCCATTGGTTGAAACGACCCAGCATAGGTTCATTTAAACCCAACGGTTGAGTTTCTCCCTATTTTACCCAACcgtgggttgaaacaacccagcattaaCGTGCAGgaatcttaaaggaaaacaccaccgtttttcaacaCTTTACTTTGTTTTCACCTCAACCTCAATCAACACATACCTATcctttttcaatgtgtgcactttaaatctttgtacagcgcttcttgaacgtgttagcatttagcctagccccattcattcctatggctccaaacaaaagttttattacacttactcgtgtaactactcatgtaacagtctataaatagggaaaacatggaagtgtttggtggcttctaaattcatccctgtttggatcctaaggaatgaatggggctataggctaaatgctaacacattcacgaggcgctgcacaaagatcaaaagtgcacgcatcgaaaaaagataggtatgtaccaattcatctaagttgaggcaaaaacacagtaaaacaccgaaaaacggtggtgttttcatCCAAGCTAATCAAACGGTATCACTGAAGAGGAAGAAGAACACATCTGGCATTAATTGTAAAACAAACTGCTATATACTGCAACAGTAACAACATTTTATAAGAATTgcttacaaaacaaaataatgtaaaattatgtaaaaaattgcattttttgcGTTCATGTTTGACCTGCAcattaaatgtcaaaaaaagCTGAAAAGTACCAGGTTCACCGTTTTGTACATCAGACCAGCTGCTACAACCCCCAACACCTCACCACAAAATACACTTTCCTATAGAGCAGGCAGTAAAAATGAGCAAACAGCCATTTCTACAGGACAAAAACAGTACACATCTTCAAAAACAGCTAGGCAAAGCGCAACAGAATGAACAGTTTTCATAAACTCTTAATTTACTCAtcttcatgttgtttcaaacatcATTAATTTTCTGTCTTCCCTGCATTACAGAAGTATAGCACACAGCTCTTCCACTTATTGGTCTTTATGAAACTATAAAAGGGGCTGCAGAAATGTGTTCATATTGACCGCCTGTAAAAATCCAGCTATTTGTGTGATTTATTGAGATCATCATACtaaaaaacattctgtaaaaatataactttgatatctttaatattgactgagaaaggtcatgtcaaagactgTAATCAATGTAAAATTAATGAGTAAAATCAAACGTTGATTTTACAGGCAAGGTCACATATTTACAATGTAGCGGCACACCTAACATTACTTTCtgacttttattaaaaaagaaagtcatgagtttggaacaacatgagacAATGATGGCAGAATTATACCTATATTGTTTGAATAGTTATATGGTACTGATTTCCAATGACAtggaaataaaacatttactgaCGTTtgaagccattttctgcaatcTTAAATTTTCTTTTTGGGGGGCTTTTCCCAAGAGCTTTTAGTATCTccttttaaaaacacagagacCTGATAGACACCTGTACCTATATATCTACAGTTTTCAAAACAACGTATATATCAAACTATTAAAAGAATGGAAAAACGCGTATGCGTTACACCGCGTATGAAAAACTGCGTATGCGTATGAAAAGTTTGAAAAGTTTAAAAAGTATGAAAAGTTTCCCATTTTAAGGTCATAGAAACCTAAAGGTAAAGGTTAGAGTCAGGAGGGGAAATAAACATCACTTTAAACCTTTGTCTTTGTTGCCTCTGTCTGCAATTCAGCGTGACTTTTTCCACCTGCAATCCCAGCAGCACTTGGAACTCATGTGCACAAATAGCAAATCTTACCTCAATGTCGATCTCTGGCTGGATTATAGTCGGTTGTGGAAAACAAGTTTTAGTCTCGGTTGATTCATAATTATCGCGGCTCAGATCTGCTAAAACACAAGCACATATAACTTATCTTATATCTAAGCACCTTTCAGTAGTTTGTGTTAGGCTAAAGTAAAAACATTTGATAGTTAAATAATATAAGTGACCCTAATCCAGGATATAATccagcccagtcacacgaaattacgtacctatagtcacataattttttgatttttttcgtgatactgtcacgaatttccaagttttttcgtgatcgtatcacgaatttctgtttatgtgtcattgtcacgtattggttactcaactgttttgtcctaatttcttaccattttcgcttcggtttagggttagatttacataaaatgacatccttacccaaacccaactctaaccctaacgccaggcgacaatggtttaaaaatcagaaaatataaaaaaataaatctgaaacaaacagtataaaccaatacttcaagtgacatcctaatgcaaacaccaaatctaaccctaaaccgaagcgaaaatggtttgaaaataggaaaaagcagccGAGCAACCAATACGCGACAAcgacacacaaacagaaattcGCGATacgacagtatcacgaaaaagaatcaaaaaatcatgtgactataggtacgttatttcgtgagactgggtagcacaGCCTATAATCTCAATATAATTTTGAGATTATTTTGACATGTCTTtactcaatattaaagatattattattattatattttcataGAATTTCCTTAAAATTATGTacagttaactcaactcaaaccattcaAGTAAACCgattgcattagttttaaaacacatacatttaagtactgtgaacttaaacaaattgagtcatatgcagttatgcacttatatttaagtttacactacttaaatataagtgcataattgcacatgactcaagttcacagtacttaaatttatgtgttttaaaacttaaattgtCTAATGCAActggtttacttaaatggtttgagttaaattaactgttacactgaaaaaaatgattcatttaatttattcaatttttttaaggtaagtggttgcaatcaatttatttaagctacatttaaacaaaaaaaaattagaaaggcaaaacaaaacaaaaaaaccttttgtttaaatgtagcttaaataaattgattgcaaccacttaccttaaaaaattgagtaaattgaatgaatcatttttttcagtgacagTGTAGGATAATTTTGTATATCACAAACAttacttcagctgggttttcatagACTGGGTCACAAACTATCATGCCAGTGTACAGCTGTTTTTAAGTGTGGGTACTGGATGAAGAGATAAAAATGCATACCATCATCTTCGTTGTCATCAAAGgattcatcatcatcatcatttgcTCTAAAAGGAAGATACACCATTACACAACATTAAATACTAAAATTGTTTAATCATTCAGTTGTGATATACAaagtaaattacataaaacatttaaaaatggcacTAATTAAAATGTTGTCAAATATAAATAAGCATGATCCATTAGACAGACGTACACATGATTGCTttacaaaatggaaaacaaCCATGACCTCTGTGTTATTTGTTACCATAGTAACATCTGACCGCCTCCAGCTTTTTTCAAGTTGTTTATTGGAAGTCAGTTTTGTGGGTGGTGACTGACTAACCCACACTTCACCCCAATCTAAAAATGATAGATCCTATGATGTTAGAAGACCGATCCAAAAACTCCTGGACCCCCACCATAGAGTTTTGTCAAGCGTGGCTGTCAGATGGTCAAAATAAACTATTAATCTTGTTCATATCTCAAACAAAATAGCCTTTTTATTTTCCTTAAAGATGCAGTGAATGTCTAGTGTTTTAATGAAAACATCAATAGACAAAAATTTTTGAATGGCATCCGGTGTTATGACCTTCTGCTTGTGATTGGgcaatgaaacaaaaataaGATATGACATTTCAAAAAGAGTTGCAAGCAAGGTTGCTTGTGAAGCTGCTTGGATCTACACAAGTTAAACTTATAATTTTAGATGCCTGCCTTGGGTAATAATACattgattgatttatttatAGCATATATAAAAAAGCACAAACTTCACGTTCACTTCAAATTGTGTTATACTATGTTTAGAAAGCGATTTCTGTCTGTGTTTAAAAGGGCAGATtttgtttctttactgtaaaaccTTAAAGTTTTCCAATTAATATGCTATCTGTGTACATGTCCCAGACAAAAAATACTGGGTGAAAGGTTGTTGACAACTGCTCCAGATGCACAGGGTGGAAACAGCATGGATCTACTTTGGCTAGCTTGCGGTGTCTCTACTAAGCAACCCCAGCAGAAAGGTCAGAGGTAAGGTCTCGATACGCCAGAGCTGAAAGTGACACCTGCCTTGTCCTATTTTCACCCTCCTCGCACACCACCGAATGACTGCTATTCTCAAAAAGGAGTGGGGAGGGTGAACTGCACAGCCCAGCCTACAGATGCTGAAGTTGTATTTATATTTCCTTCAAACAGACCCTGTATATAATTCACTGCAACTTTGTAATGTATCCAAACTTACATACATAATTGCATGCTTTCAATTTATATTAGGTTAGACAGCAACATGATTGCTCCTTTAGGTGTGATTGCCAAAGTCAACACAACTTAATCCTGTTTATGGCTGTTCTGAAAGGGCTTTACATTATTGCATAATAAAAAGCATGCAAATTTTGCAAAGAGGATTGCATCTGCATTACCAAATGTTTATTATTGCAtatgcataaatacatggaTATGCATATACAAGATTTTATTTGTCACACACATTATATGGGTATACAACTAGCAGTGAGGACAGACTATTGGTtacaattataaaaatgtaatttgtaaatgtaatataaaatgtaacttAATTATAAAAACTTAACTGACTGAATAAGATGAGAAGATAAAATCTAGAAGGAAAAAAGTACCATCATTAACATTAGATAATGCTTTAGCTACATTAACTAACAGCAAACAATAtttatgttagttcattgtgtgTTATTGTTTAACTTAGAGACAAAATGTTTgactttaaatacatttgaataaagacTGAACATAATGGTTACTTTAAGTTCAATATAGCTGTCATTATCAAATAACAGTATTGTGTGTTTACACCTTAGTGAGGGAACCCATCAGCACTGTCACTGCACTAAATGAACTGCGATGACGCCCACTTACCTGTACCTTGGTGGCTTTAATATACCTCTCAGTTCAGTATCCTCCGCATTGGCGTACTGGGTCGTGTCCTCTTCAATTGACTGTAAAAGAGTCACCGAATAATTCTTGCCAGAGTTGTTCGCCCAAAACTCTCCATCCGACGTTTCGTACCGCACAACAAAATCAATCCGCGCTCCGTTGAACAGATACGGCGAGGCGAATGACAGCGTCACGGTGAACTTGTCCGTTTCGCCGTCGTGGGAGCCCTGCACGTAGTCGGCTGGATAATCGAAGTAAGTGATCCAACCATCCATAGTAGACCGGACATAGACCGATTTGTGGAAAGAAATGTTAAGCACACGGACCACCACCTCGAACGACAGCGGCTCATTCGGAACGGGCGTTACGCTCTCCACTTCCAGCTTGTTGGTGTGGACGGAGAGCGCGAGCTCGGTTCCCGTGAACGCTTGAAACTCTGGACATACGCGGTAAGTGGGCTCGCGGTATGCCTTGCGGTACCGAGCCTCCTCTTCTTTCCATCTCGATTCGTCTTCTTCGTCTGAATCAAACGCTACAAACATCCTGACATCAACCAGGTCCGCTCCAGTGGAATCGGCGAAGGACACTCTGCGGTTGGGTAACGAAAACCGAATGCGCATGTACTCGGCTGTTTCATCGGCGATCGATGGTCCTCGCTTTCTGGGCACCGGGGAGCATCTCGGTACAAACCGGACGTCATCCTCAGCTTCTTCGTCGTCTTCATC contains:
- the ppp1r3f gene encoding uncharacterized protein ppp1r3f isoform X2, with protein sequence MAHGNNNNNKFLTIPSEEGLFRTVRVERSGEENGDDEDDEEAEDDVRFVPRCSPVPRKRGPSIADETAEYMRIRFSLPNRRVSFADSTGADLVDVRMFVAFDSDEEDESRWKEEEARYRKAYREPTYRVCPEFQAFTGTELALSVHTNKLEVESVTPVPNEPLSFEVVVRVLNISFHKSVYVRSTMDGWITYFDYPADYVQGSHDGETDKFTVTLSFASPYLFNGARIDFVVRYETSDGEFWANNSGKNYSVTLLQSIEEDTTQYANAEDTELRGILKPPRYRANDDDDESFDDNEDDDLSRDNYESTETKTCFPQPTIIQPEIDIETAKNLSSSPESKAECHLSPTDSPSGEPLPSDSTSSNNSPQTESVTADETVQSTLHEPESHESTLEYSEPQVHVFNVVPSTSPPSVFDDYYEFEDFNIPQKEDFKLEVAAQVPFEFAQPSPCGFSDQWYFQEVDDLNEKKDVEEIDETEVDVLEDQCLDIKEETDTYFHVLDKSVQLENNDHANEDVEHQMAVFGLQHHLEKETEEQEVDLLSLVTTEAVEEMLTVDSIRQGGEEIDGLVASSPGVTTRSDIDTHSSLIYPPAETSDHDLTTMQEEGPNTETVEDPDYIKQSILMSTSDHQTTAQGKSEPSDISEAFPFIAPELAGDLQPSTVCSAIEEDLTCHKSCQGDEISGVAYQTYKDSEIKLPLPTESSKISKNETEEILQKSMIASMTFFSAAVCLAVGIQEPSIFLVVGLFLLSLCF